In Bacteroides coprosuis DSM 18011, the following are encoded in one genomic region:
- a CDS encoding DNA-directed RNA polymerase subunit beta (COGs: COG0085 DNA-directed RNA polymerase beta subunit/140 kD subunit~HAMAP: DNA-directed RNA polymerase, beta subunit, bacterial-type~InterProIPR010243:IPR007644:IPR007642:IPR007645:IPR 019462:IPR007120:IPR007641~KEGG: bfs:BF4015 DNA-directed RNA polymerase subunit beta~PFAM: DNA-directed RNA polymerase, subunit 2, domain 6; RNA polymerase Rpb2, domain 3; RNA polymerase Rpb2, domain 2; RNA polymerase, beta subunit, protrusion; DNA-directed RNA polymerase, beta subunit, external 1 domain; RNA polymerase Rpb2, domain 7~SPTR: DNA-directed RNA polymerase subunit beta;~TIGRFAM: DNA-directed RNA polymerase, beta subunit, bacterial-type~IMG reference gene:2504106190~PFAM: RNA polymerase Rpb2, domain 3; RNA polymerase Rpb2, domain 6; RNA polymerase beta subunit external 1 domain; RNA polymerase Rpb2, domain 2; RNA polymerase beta subunit; RNA polymerase Rpb2, domain 7~TIGRFAM: DNA-directed RNA polymerase, beta subunit) yields MSSNTVNNRINFASIKKPLKYPDFLDVQLKSFHDFLQLDTAPEKRKNEGLYKVFAENFPITDTRNNFVLEFLDYYIDPPRYSIDECIERGLTYSVPLKAKLKLYCTDPEHEDFDTVIQDVFLGPIPYMTDKATFVINGAERVIVSQLHRSPGVFFGQSVHANGTKLYSARIIPFKGSWIEFATDINNVMFAYIDRKKKLPVTTLLRAIGFETDKDILEIFNLAEEVKVNKTNLKKTIGRKLAARVLKSWIEDFVDEDTGEVVSIERNEVIIDRETIIEQEHVDLILESGVATILLHKEDAHQSDYSIIYNTLQKDPSNSEKEAVLYIYRQLRNADPADEASAREVINNLFFSEKRYDLGTVGRYRINKKLNLSTDMDVKVLTKEDIIEIIKYLIELINSKTIVDDIDHLSNRRVRTVGEQLSNQFSIGLARMARTIRERMNVRDNEVFTPVDLINAKTISSVINSFFGTNALSQFMDQTNPLSEITHKRRMSALGPGGLSRERAGFEVRDVHYTHYGRLCPIETPEGPNIGLISSLCVYAKINDLGFIETPYRKVDKGVVDVTDNGVVFLTAEEEENKIIAQGNAPLNDDGVFVNDRVKARLEADYPVVEPNEVDLMDVAPQQIASIAASLIPFLENDDANRALMGSNMMRQAVPLIKSEAPIVGTGIERQLVTDSRTQIAAEGDGIVEFVDATEIHILYDRTEEEEFVSFEPALKKYNLPKFLKTNQSMTIDLRPICEVGKRVVKGEVLTEGYSTEDGELALGKNLVVAYMPWKGYNYEDAIVLSERIVREDVLTSVHVEEYTLEVRETKRGMEELTSDIPNVSEEATKDLDENGIVRVGARIKPGDIMIGKITPKGESDPSPEEKLLRAIFGDKAGDVKDASLKASPSLSGVVIDKKLFSRVMKSRSSKKADKAIVAKIDEEFQEQFDEIRSILVKKLISLTDNQISAGVKDFLGVEIISKGAHFTAADFASLDFEGVELSNWTEDEHANKLIRDLILNYLKKYKELDAELKRRKFAITIGDELPAGIIQMAKVSIAKKRKIGVGDKMAGRHGNKGIVSRIVRDEDMPFLSDGTPVDIVLNPLGVPSRMNLGQIFEAVLGSAGKKLGMKFATPIFDGATLEDISEWTDKAGLPRYGKTYLYDGGTGERFDQPATVGVTYMLKLGHMVEDKMHARSIGPYSLITQQPLGGKAQFGGQRFGEMEVWALEAFGAAHILQEILTIKSDDVIGRSKAYEAIVKGDQMPEPGIPESLNVLLHELRGLGLSIHLE; encoded by the coding sequence ATGTCTTCAAATACTGTAAATAATAGAATTAATTTTGCCTCAATTAAGAAACCTCTTAAGTATCCAGATTTCTTAGATGTGCAACTAAAGTCATTCCATGACTTCTTACAGCTAGATACAGCTCCAGAAAAGAGAAAGAATGAGGGCTTGTACAAAGTTTTCGCTGAAAACTTTCCAATTACAGATACAAGAAACAACTTCGTTCTTGAGTTCTTAGACTACTACATTGATCCACCTCGTTATTCTATTGATGAGTGTATCGAGCGCGGTTTGACTTATAGTGTACCTTTAAAGGCTAAACTAAAGTTGTACTGTACTGATCCAGAGCATGAGGATTTTGATACAGTGATTCAAGACGTATTCCTTGGTCCAATTCCATATATGACTGACAAGGCAACTTTCGTTATAAATGGAGCTGAAAGGGTTATCGTCTCTCAACTTCATAGATCTCCAGGAGTATTCTTTGGTCAGAGCGTTCACGCTAATGGTACAAAGTTATACTCTGCTCGTATTATTCCATTTAAGGGATCATGGATTGAGTTTGCTACTGATATCAATAATGTGATGTTCGCATATATTGATAGAAAAAAGAAATTACCCGTAACTACATTGTTACGAGCTATCGGTTTCGAAACCGATAAAGACATTTTAGAAATCTTTAATCTTGCAGAAGAAGTTAAAGTTAATAAGACCAACCTTAAAAAGACTATTGGTCGAAAACTTGCTGCACGTGTTTTAAAATCTTGGATTGAAGACTTTGTAGATGAAGATACCGGAGAAGTTGTTTCTATCGAACGTAACGAAGTTATTATTGATAGAGAGACTATTATTGAACAAGAACATGTTGATTTAATTTTAGAGTCTGGTGTTGCAACTATTCTTCTGCATAAAGAAGATGCTCATCAATCTGACTACTCTATTATATATAATACACTTCAAAAAGATCCTAGTAATTCTGAAAAAGAAGCTGTTTTATATATTTACCGTCAATTGCGTAATGCTGACCCTGCAGATGAAGCTAGTGCAAGAGAGGTAATCAATAACTTGTTCTTCTCTGAAAAACGTTATGATTTAGGAACTGTTGGTCGATATAGAATCAATAAAAAATTGAATTTATCGACTGATATGGACGTGAAGGTATTAACAAAAGAGGATATTATTGAAATCATTAAATATCTAATTGAGTTGATTAACTCAAAAACGATTGTTGATGATATTGATCACTTGAGTAATCGTCGTGTAAGAACTGTGGGAGAACAATTATCTAATCAGTTTTCTATTGGTCTTGCTCGTATGGCACGTACAATTCGTGAAAGGATGAATGTTCGTGACAACGAAGTGTTCACTCCTGTGGATTTGATTAATGCTAAGACAATATCTTCAGTTATCAATTCTTTCTTTGGAACTAATGCTTTATCTCAATTTATGGATCAAACAAATCCATTATCTGAGATTACTCACAAACGCCGTATGTCTGCTTTAGGACCAGGTGGTTTGTCGCGTGAGCGTGCAGGTTTCGAGGTTCGTGACGTTCACTACACTCACTATGGCCGATTATGTCCGATTGAAACTCCAGAGGGGCCTAATATTGGACTAATATCATCTTTATGTGTTTATGCTAAAATCAACGATTTAGGTTTCATAGAAACTCCTTATCGTAAAGTAGATAAAGGTGTAGTTGATGTTACAGACAATGGAGTTGTATTCCTAACAGCTGAGGAAGAAGAAAATAAAATTATTGCACAAGGAAATGCACCTCTTAATGATGATGGTGTTTTTGTTAATGATAGAGTTAAAGCTCGTCTTGAAGCTGACTACCCTGTAGTTGAGCCTAATGAAGTTGATTTAATGGACGTTGCTCCTCAGCAGATAGCATCTATCGCTGCATCTTTAATCCCATTCTTAGAGAATGATGATGCTAACCGTGCATTGATGGGATCTAACATGATGCGTCAAGCTGTTCCTCTTATAAAGAGTGAAGCTCCTATAGTGGGTACAGGTATCGAAAGACAATTAGTTACTGATTCTAGAACGCAGATTGCTGCGGAAGGAGATGGTATTGTTGAATTCGTAGATGCAACAGAAATTCATATTCTCTATGATCGTACTGAAGAGGAGGAATTTGTAAGCTTTGAGCCTGCACTTAAAAAATATAACTTACCTAAGTTCTTAAAGACTAACCAAAGTATGACCATTGACCTTCGTCCTATTTGTGAAGTAGGAAAGAGAGTCGTTAAAGGTGAAGTTTTAACAGAAGGCTATTCAACAGAGGATGGAGAGCTAGCTTTAGGTAAAAACCTTGTTGTAGCTTATATGCCTTGGAAGGGATATAACTATGAAGATGCGATTGTGTTGAGTGAACGTATCGTAAGAGAGGATGTTTTAACATCAGTTCATGTTGAAGAATATACTCTTGAAGTTCGTGAAACCAAACGTGGAATGGAAGAATTGACTTCGGATATACCAAATGTTTCAGAAGAGGCTACAAAAGACTTAGATGAAAATGGTATAGTTCGCGTTGGTGCTCGCATTAAACCAGGAGATATAATGATTGGTAAGATTACACCTAAAGGTGAATCAGATCCTTCTCCTGAAGAAAAACTTTTACGTGCTATTTTTGGTGATAAAGCAGGTGATGTAAAAGATGCTTCATTGAAAGCTTCTCCATCGCTAAGCGGTGTTGTTATTGATAAGAAGTTATTCTCACGAGTAATGAAGAGTCGTAGCTCTAAGAAAGCTGACAAGGCTATTGTTGCTAAAATAGATGAAGAGTTTCAAGAACAATTTGATGAAATTAGAAGTATTCTTGTAAAGAAGTTGATTTCTTTAACTGATAATCAGATATCAGCTGGGGTGAAAGATTTCTTGGGTGTTGAGATTATTTCTAAGGGAGCGCATTTTACAGCTGCTGATTTTGCAAGTCTTGATTTCGAGGGTGTAGAATTAAGTAACTGGACAGAAGATGAGCATGCTAATAAGCTGATTAGAGATCTTATTCTTAACTACTTAAAGAAGTATAAAGAACTTGATGCAGAGCTTAAACGTCGTAAGTTTGCTATTACTATAGGTGATGAATTACCTGCTGGTATCATTCAAATGGCGAAAGTTAGCATTGCAAAAAAACGTAAAATAGGTGTTGGAGATAAAATGGCAGGTCGTCATGGTAACAAAGGTATTGTGTCTCGAATCGTTCGTGATGAAGATATGCCTTTCTTATCTGATGGAACTCCTGTTGATATCGTTCTTAACCCTCTTGGTGTGCCTTCCCGTATGAACCTTGGACAGATTTTCGAAGCTGTATTAGGTTCTGCAGGTAAGAAATTAGGAATGAAGTTTGCTACTCCTATTTTCGATGGTGCAACTTTAGAAGATATTAGTGAATGGACTGATAAAGCTGGTTTGCCTCGTTATGGTAAAACATACCTATATGATGGTGGAACAGGTGAGCGTTTTGACCAACCTGCAACAGTAGGTGTTACTTACATGCTTAAGTTAGGTCACATGGTTGAAGATAAAATGCACGCGCGTTCTATTGGACCATACTCACTTATTACTCAACAGCCACTTGGAGGTAAAGCTCAATTTGGTGGTCAACGTTTTGGAGAGATGGAGGTTTGGGCTCTTGAAGCCTTTGGTGCTGCTCATATCCTACAAGAGATTCTTACAATCAAATCTGATGATGTGATTGGTAGATCTAAAGCTTATGAAGCTATTGTTAAGGGTGATCAAATGCCAGAACCAGGTATCCCAGAATCTCTAAACGTATTGCTACACGAATTAAGAGGTTTAGGTTTAAGTATACATCTTGAGTAA
- a CDS encoding DNA-directed RNA polymerase subunit beta' (COGs: COG0086 DNA-directed RNA polymerase beta' subunit/160 kD subunit~HAMAP: DNA-directed RNA polymerase, subunit beta-prime~InterProIPR012754:IPR006592:IPR007080:IPR000722:IPR 007066:IPR007083:IPR007081~KEGG: bfs:BF4014 DNA-directed RNA polymerase subunit beta'~PFAM: RNA polymerase Rpb1, domain 1; RNA polymerase, alpha subunit; RNA polymerase Rpb1, domain 3; RNA polymerase Rpb1, domain 4; RNA polymerase Rpb1, domain 5~SMART: RNA polymerase, N-terminal~SPTR: DNA-directed RNA polymerase subunit beta';~TIGRFAM: DNA-directed RNA polymerase, subunit beta-prime~IMG reference gene:2504106191~PFAM: RNA polymerase Rpb1, domain 2; RNA polymerase Rpb1, domain 4; RNA polymerase Rpb1, domain 1; RNA polymerase Rpb1, domain 3; RNA polymerase Rpb1, domain 5~TIGRFAM: DNA-directed RNA polymerase, beta' subunit, predominant form) yields MAFRKENKVKNNFSKISIGLASPEEILENSSGEVLKPETINYRTYKPERDGLFCERIFGPIKDYECHCGKYKRIRYKGIVCDRCGVEVTEKKVRRERMGHIHLVVPVAHIWYFRSLPNKIGYLLGLPTKKLDSIIYYERYVVIQAGIKASDELKEYDLITEDEYLDILETLPKDNQYLDDSDPNKFIAKMGAEAVYELLARLDLDALSYELRDKASNDTSQQRKNEALKRLQVVESFRASRGRNKPEWMIMRVVPVIPPELRPLVPLDGGRFATSDLNDLYRRVIIRNNRLKRLIEIKAPEVILRNEKRMLQESVDSLFDNSRKSSAVKTDANRPLKSLSDSLKGKQGRFRQNLLGKRVDYSARSVIVVGPELRMHECGLPKLMAAELFKPFIIRKLIERGIVKTVKSAKKIVDRREPVIWDILEYVMKGHPVLLNRAPTLHRLGIQAFQPKMIEGKAIQLHPLACTAFNADFDGDQMAVHLPLSNEAILEAQLLMLASHNILNPANGAPITVPSQDMVLGLYYITKLRTGTKGEGLIFYGAEEATIAYNEGRVDIHAPIKVVVPDLNEDGNIVPTMRETSVGRVIVNEIVPEEVGYINTVISKKSLRDIIGRVIKTCGVSRTADFLDGIKNLGYKMAFKGGLSFNLDDIIIPIEKEELIKKGYEEVEQVINNYNMGFITNNERYNQVIDIWTHVNSELSNILMKTISSDDQGFNAVYMMLDSGARGSREQIRQLSGMRGLMAKPQKAGAEGGQIIENPILSNFKEGLSVLEYFISTHGARKGLADTALKTADAGYLTRRLVDVSHDVIINEEDCGTLRGLECTALKNNDEVIATLFERILGRVSVHDVIHPTTGELIVASGDEITEEIAQIIEDSPIEIVEIRSVLTCESKKGVCAKCYGRNLATNRMVQRGEAVGVVAAQSIGEPGTQLTLRTFHAGGTAANIAANATIKAKNKSRLEFEELRTVDIITETGEASKVVVGRLAEVRFVDVNTGIVLSTHNVPYGSLLFSGDNEVVEKGALIAKWDPFNAVIITESAGKIKFEDMVEGVTYKIESDEATGLREVIIIETKDKTKIPSAHIVNESGDILRTYNLPVGGHIVVEDNANVKAGEIIVKIPRAVGKAGDITGGLPRVTELFEARNPSNPAVVSEIDGQISMGKIKRGNREVIVTTKTGEVRKYLVPLSRQILVQENDYVRAGTPLSDGATTPSDILAIKGPTAVQEYIVNEVQDVYRLQGVKINDKHFEIIVRQMMRKVQIDEAGDTHFLEKEIVDKIDFMEENDRIWGKKVVIDAGDSETLKKGQIVTARRLRDENSKLKRRDMKIVVVRDAVPATSTQILQGITRAALQTKSFMSAASFQETTKVLNEAAINGKVDKLEGMKENVICGHLIPAGSGQREFQKIIVGSKEEYDRIMANKKTVTDYKEVK; encoded by the coding sequence ATGGCTTTTAGAAAAGAGAATAAAGTAAAGAATAATTTCTCGAAAATCTCAATTGGATTGGCTTCTCCAGAAGAGATCCTTGAAAATTCGAGTGGTGAAGTTTTAAAGCCTGAAACCATCAATTATCGTACTTATAAACCCGAAAGAGATGGTTTATTCTGTGAACGAATTTTTGGTCCTATAAAGGACTATGAATGTCATTGTGGTAAATATAAACGTATTCGCTATAAGGGTATCGTTTGTGATCGCTGTGGTGTTGAAGTAACAGAGAAGAAGGTTCGTCGTGAACGTATGGGACACATTCACTTAGTTGTGCCTGTAGCTCATATCTGGTATTTCCGTTCATTGCCAAATAAAATAGGTTATCTATTAGGTTTACCTACTAAAAAGCTTGACTCTATCATATATTATGAGCGTTACGTTGTTATCCAAGCTGGAATTAAAGCAAGTGACGAACTTAAGGAATATGACTTAATTACCGAGGATGAGTATTTAGATATTTTAGAGACTCTTCCAAAGGATAATCAATATCTTGATGACTCAGACCCTAATAAGTTTATAGCTAAGATGGGTGCTGAAGCTGTGTATGAGTTATTAGCTCGTTTAGATTTGGATGCATTATCTTATGAATTAAGAGATAAAGCTTCTAATGATACATCTCAGCAAAGAAAAAATGAGGCATTAAAGCGTCTTCAAGTAGTTGAATCTTTCCGTGCATCTCGTGGTAGAAATAAACCAGAATGGATGATTATGCGAGTGGTACCTGTAATACCACCAGAATTACGTCCTCTTGTTCCACTAGATGGTGGTCGTTTTGCTACTTCAGACTTGAATGATTTATATCGTCGTGTTATCATACGTAATAATCGTCTAAAGCGTTTAATTGAAATTAAGGCTCCAGAAGTTATTTTGCGTAATGAGAAACGTATGCTTCAAGAGTCTGTTGACTCTCTATTTGATAACTCTCGTAAGTCAAGTGCTGTTAAGACAGATGCTAATCGTCCTTTAAAATCTCTTTCAGATAGTTTGAAAGGTAAGCAAGGTCGTTTCCGTCAGAACTTACTAGGTAAGCGTGTAGACTATTCTGCACGTTCAGTTATTGTTGTAGGCCCAGAATTGAGAATGCATGAATGTGGTCTTCCAAAACTAATGGCTGCTGAATTATTTAAGCCATTTATTATTCGTAAACTGATTGAACGTGGTATTGTTAAAACGGTAAAATCAGCGAAGAAGATTGTTGATAGAAGAGAGCCTGTTATCTGGGATATTCTTGAATACGTGATGAAAGGTCATCCAGTTCTATTAAACCGTGCTCCGACACTTCACCGTTTAGGTATACAAGCATTCCAACCAAAGATGATTGAAGGTAAGGCTATTCAGTTGCATCCATTGGCATGTACTGCGTTTAACGCCGACTTTGATGGTGACCAGATGGCTGTTCACTTACCCTTAAGCAACGAAGCAATATTAGAAGCTCAATTATTGATGTTGGCTTCGCATAATATATTAAATCCTGCAAATGGTGCTCCTATTACTGTTCCTTCTCAGGATATGGTCTTAGGTTTATATTACATTACAAAACTTCGTACAGGTACTAAAGGAGAAGGATTAATATTCTACGGTGCAGAAGAAGCAACTATTGCTTATAATGAAGGTCGTGTAGATATTCATGCTCCTATTAAAGTTGTTGTTCCTGACTTAAATGAAGATGGAAATATCGTTCCTACAATGCGTGAGACTTCGGTTGGACGTGTTATTGTAAACGAAATTGTTCCTGAAGAAGTTGGTTATATTAATACTGTTATTTCTAAGAAATCACTTCGTGATATCATTGGTCGAGTAATTAAAACTTGTGGTGTATCTCGTACAGCTGACTTCCTAGATGGTATTAAGAATTTAGGATATAAGATGGCTTTTAAAGGTGGTCTTTCTTTTAACTTGGATGATATTATCATTCCTATCGAAAAAGAAGAACTTATCAAAAAAGGTTATGAAGAAGTAGAGCAAGTTATTAATAACTATAACATGGGTTTCATTACTAATAATGAACGTTATAATCAGGTTATTGATATTTGGACACATGTTAACTCTGAGTTATCAAACATCTTGATGAAAACGATTTCATCTGATGACCAAGGTTTCAATGCAGTATATATGATGCTTGATTCTGGTGCCCGTGGTTCTAGAGAGCAGATTCGTCAGCTATCTGGTATGCGTGGTTTGATGGCTAAACCTCAAAAAGCTGGGGCAGAAGGTGGTCAAATTATTGAAAACCCTATTCTTTCTAACTTTAAAGAAGGTCTTTCTGTTCTTGAGTACTTTATTTCTACTCACGGTGCTCGTAAGGGGCTTGCGGATACTGCACTTAAGACAGCCGATGCTGGTTATCTAACCCGTCGTCTTGTTGATGTATCTCATGATGTGATTATTAATGAAGAAGATTGCGGTACTTTACGTGGTCTTGAATGTACAGCATTGAAGAATAACGATGAGGTTATTGCTACTCTATTTGAAAGAATTCTTGGTCGTGTTTCTGTACATGATGTAATTCATCCTACAACAGGAGAATTAATCGTTGCATCAGGTGATGAAATTACTGAAGAGATAGCTCAGATTATAGAGGATTCTCCAATTGAAATAGTTGAAATTCGCTCAGTATTAACTTGTGAATCTAAAAAAGGTGTTTGTGCTAAATGTTATGGACGTAACTTAGCTACAAATCGTATGGTTCAAAGAGGTGAAGCTGTCGGTGTAGTTGCAGCTCAATCTATTGGTGAGCCTGGTACTCAGCTTACACTTCGTACTTTCCACGCTGGGGGTACTGCCGCTAATATTGCTGCTAACGCAACAATAAAGGCTAAGAATAAATCTCGTCTAGAGTTTGAAGAATTACGTACTGTTGATATTATTACTGAAACAGGAGAAGCAAGTAAAGTTGTTGTTGGACGTCTTGCTGAAGTTCGCTTCGTAGATGTAAATACTGGAATTGTTCTTTCTACTCATAACGTGCCTTATGGTTCTCTATTATTTTCTGGAGATAATGAAGTTGTAGAAAAAGGTGCTTTGATTGCTAAATGGGACCCATTCAATGCTGTTATTATTACTGAATCTGCTGGTAAGATTAAGTTTGAAGACATGGTTGAAGGAGTTACTTATAAGATAGAATCTGATGAAGCTACTGGTCTTCGTGAAGTAATTATCATTGAAACTAAAGATAAGACTAAGATTCCTTCTGCACATATTGTTAATGAGTCAGGAGATATTCTTAGAACGTATAACTTGCCAGTAGGAGGACATATTGTTGTTGAAGACAATGCTAATGTCAAGGCTGGAGAAATCATCGTTAAAATACCTAGAGCTGTTGGTAAGGCAGGGGATATTACAGGGGGTCTTCCCCGTGTCACTGAATTATTTGAAGCACGTAACCCATCTAATCCTGCTGTTGTATCTGAAATTGATGGTCAGATTTCAATGGGTAAGATTAAACGTGGTAATCGTGAGGTTATTGTTACCACTAAAACTGGTGAGGTAAGAAAATATCTTGTACCATTATCCCGTCAAATTCTAGTTCAAGAAAATGACTATGTTCGTGCTGGTACACCTCTTTCAGATGGTGCAACAACTCCTTCAGATATTCTTGCTATTAAAGGACCTACAGCGGTACAAGAGTATATTGTAAATGAAGTACAAGATGTTTACCGTCTTCAGGGTGTGAAGATTAATGATAAGCACTTTGAGATTATTGTACGTCAGATGATGCGTAAGGTTCAGATTGATGAAGCCGGTGATACTCACTTCCTAGAAAAAGAAATTGTTGATAAAATTGATTTCATGGAAGAGAACGATCGTATTTGGGGTAAAAAAGTGGTTATAGACGCAGGTGATTCTGAAACTTTAAAAAAAGGTCAGATTGTTACTGCTCGAAGACTACGTGATGAAAATTCTAAACTAAAACGTCGAGATATGAAGATTGTAGTGGTTCGTGATGCAGTTCCTGCAACGTCTACTCAGATTCTTCAGGGTATTACGCGTGCTGCTCTTCAAACTAAGAGCTTTATGTCTGCTGCTTCCTTCCAGGAAACTACTAAAGTTCTTAACGAAGCTGCAATTAATGGTAAAGTTGATAAATTAGAAGGTATGAAAGAAAATGTGATTTGTGGTCACTTAATACCTGCTGGTTCTGGTCAACGTGAATTCCAAAAAATAATTGTAGGTTCTAAGGAAGAGTATGATAGAATTATGGCTAACAAAAAGACTGTAACAGACTATAAAGAGGTTAAATAA
- a CDS encoding peptide chain release factor RF-2 (KEGG: bvu:BVU_1485 peptide chain release factor RF-2~SPTR: Putative uncharacterized protein;~manually curated~IMG reference gene:2504106192~PFAM: PCRF domain; RF-1 domain~TIGRFAM: peptide chain release factor 2), which yields MITSEQLKDIKERTLALRRYLDIDSKKIELEEEQLRTQAPDFWDDPKVAQSQMKLVKGIEDWIKGYENSVALTEELELAFDFYKDELVSEEEVDAAYNKALVCIENLELKNMLRQEADQLGCILKINSGAGGTESQDWASMLMRLYLRWAEDHNYKATLSNLQEGDEAGIKTCTIQVEGEYAYGYLKGENGVHRLVRVSPYNAQGKRMTSFASIFVTPLVDESIEVTIDPSAITWDLFRSGGAGGQNVNKVETGVRLRYQYKDPDTGQEEEILVENTESRSQLDNRENAMRLLRSILYEKELQKRLAELRKIEDSKKKIEWGSQIRSYVFDDRRVKDHRTNYQTSDVNGVMDGDIDEFIKAYLMEFGGQL from the exons ATGATAACATCAGAACAATTAAAAGACATCAAAGAACGCACCTTAGCGTTGAGGAGGTATCTT GACATCGATTCAAAAAAAATTGAATTAGAAGAAGAACAGTTACGAACTCAAGCTCCTGACTTTTGGGATGATCCTAAAGTGGCTCAGTCTCAAATGAAGTTAGTGAAAGGCATTGAAGATTGGATTAAGGGATATGAAAACTCTGTAGCTCTAACCGAAGAGCTTGAACTAGCATTTGACTTTTATAAGGATGAGTTGGTGAGTGAAGAGGAAGTAGATGCAGCTTATAATAAAGCATTAGTTTGCATAGAAAATCTAGAGTTGAAGAATATGCTTCGTCAAGAAGCAGATCAATTGGGTTGTATTTTAAAGATAAATTCTGGAGCTGGTGGCACTGAAAGTCAAGATTGGGCGTCAATGCTTATGAGATTGTATTTGCGTTGGGCTGAAGATCATAATTATAAGGCCACTCTTTCAAACCTTCAAGAAGGTGATGAAGCAGGTATTAAAACTTGTACAATACAGGTTGAGGGTGAATATGCATACGGATATTTGAAAGGGGAAAATGGAGTTCACCGTTTGGTACGTGTTTCTCCTTATAATGCTCAAGGGAAAAGAATGACCTCTTTTGCATCGATTTTTGTGACTCCATTAGTAGATGAATCTATTGAAGTAACTATTGATCCTTCAGCTATTACTTGGGACTTATTCCGTTCGGGTGGCGCAGGAGGACAGAATGTGAATAAAGTTGAGACTGGAGTTCGACTTCGTTATCAGTATAAGGATCCTGATACAGGTCAAGAAGAAGAAATTTTAGTAGAAAACACTGAAAGCCGATCACAGCTTGACAATCGTGAGAATGCTATGAGGTTACTTCGTTCAATTTTATATGAAAAAGAACTTCAAAAAAGATTAGCAGAACTTCGTAAGATAGAAGATAGTAAAAAGAAGATTGAGTGGGGCTCTCAAATACGAAGTTATGTATTTGATGATAGACGTGTTAAAGATCATCGTACTAATTATCAAACATCAGATGTGAATGGTGTGATGGATGGTGATATTGATGAGTTTATTAAAGCTTATTTAATGGAATTTGGTGGCCAATTATAA
- a CDS encoding hypothetical protein (KEGG: bfs:BF0322 hypothetical protein~SPTR: Hypothetical membrane protein;~IMG reference gene:2504106193), with protein MGKNKKAIREQKEEMEAKRVMKIIFIACAVLAILFIIGFSSM; from the coding sequence ATGGGAAAGAATAAAAAAGCTATACGGGAACAAAAAGAAGAGATGGAAGCTAAAAGGGTAATGAAAATTATATTTATTGCTTGTGCTGTATTAGCTATATTATTTATAATAGGATTCTCTTCGATGTAA